Within the Fischerella sp. PCC 9605 genome, the region GTCATTTGTCCTTTGATAATGACCAATGACCAATGACCAATGACCAGTGACAAATTTATCAGAGAAACTTAGTCCTTAAGAGATGAGAAATGCTTGTACACCCGCGAGACTAACTCGCAGTGCTAGAGCAATTATGAAAACATTGCTCATAGCGATCGCTACTGTGACATTTTTCTTCACCAGCGATCTCGTCCTTCCCCAATCCGCCGCTGCTTATCCGTTTTGGGCACAGCAAACCTATCCAGAAACACCCCGCGAACCGACTGGACGGATTGTGTGCGCTAACTGTCACCTAGCAGCAAAGTCTGCTGAAGTAGAAGTTCCCCAATCAATTCTGCCTGACACGGTGTTTAAGGCTGTGGTGAAAATTCCCTACGACACCAATGTGCAGCAGGTGGGTGCTGACGGTTCCAAAGTTGGTTTGAACGTCGGTGCTGTGTTAATGCTGCCAGAAGGCTTCAAGATTGCGCCCGAGGATCGCATTCCCGAGGAACTGAAAGAGGAAGTTGGTGATGTTTACTTCCAGCCTTACAAAGAAGGCCAAGACAACGTCCTCCTCGTGGGACCCATACCCGGAGAACAGTACCAAGAAATCGTCTTCCCAGTTCTTTCTCCTGACCCCGCTACCGACAAGAACATTCACTTCGGCAAATATGCAGTTCATTTAGGTGCTAATCGGGGACGCGGACAAGTTTATCCTACTGGTGAAAAGAGCAACAACGCTGTTTACAACGCTTCCGCTACTGGCACAATCACCAAGATTGCCAAAGAAGAAGACGAGTATGGAAGCGTTAAATACCAAGTCAATATCCAAACCGACTCTGGCGAAACAGTTGTTGATACAGTTCCAGCTGGCCCCGAGTTGATTGTTTCTGAAGGACAAGCTGTCAAAGCTGGAGATGCACTGACCAACAACCCCAACGTTGGTGGCTTTGGCCAAGATGACACAGAAATAGTGTTGCAAGATCCTAACAGAGTTAAATGGATGATTGCATTTATCTGTTTGGTAATGTTGGCTCAAATTATGCTGATTCTAAAGAAGAAGCAAGTTGAGAAAGTCCAAGCCGCCGAGATGAATTTCTAGATTTTCACTGAAAAAATCATCAGTTGTGAGACAGGCAAGATGCCTGTCTTTTTTTGCGATCGCATTCTTTTCATCTAATTGTCACTTTACGTTCACATTGGGTAGTTACATTCGTATTTAGCAAACATCTTGTTTGCTCCTCACATCACACTTCACTCATGCTCTCTTGTAACCTAAAGAACAAGAGAGCATTTTCATATCCTTGAGATACGAGGTTGACAAGAGTTGACAGATGTTATGAATCTGTTTTGTAACATCGATTCAGTAATCTTCATCGACTGCTACGTATCTACACATAATTTTTATAAGCCTGTCATTAATTATTCACATAAAATCTGGTAGAATCGCTGGTAGCAAACATTAAATTTGCTCCTCACACCACACCGCAGCTCTCTTGTGTGCTAAAGGCAAGAGAGCTTTTTTTTGGCTATCATTTATTGCATAGATGCACAAAACTTACGCAACTGGCACAATTGTGTAAATTCCCTAGTTGTGGCACTAAGCCAAACTGTCTACCAAAAACTCACACCTGCTGCCGTAGTTATTACTTTTTACCAAAGAATTACTTAGGACATTAAACTAACTGCCCAAATATAGTTACCATCCAGGCAAGCTTTAACTTAGATTTATATCAACATGCCATTTCACATTATTCCGCTCTCGATGAATCACGTCGAGTCTAAATAAGAGAATTACCAATCAGTCCATGTCAAACAGCCCGGTCGTTCCTCACCCAGATCAAAGTGACACACAAGAACTAATTTTGCCACCACTGACAAAAGAAACAATCCAGCGCGCAAAGGAGGGTGTTGCCTATGCACGCGATCGCCACGCTCAGGAAATGATCCGCCAAGCGCTACAGTCAACAGAAGCTTTTGCTGAAGGTGCTTCGGAACATAAAGTTAGCGGTGAGGTACGCCGAAGCGTGTTGCGAACTCTAATTCATACTCTGTTTAGAGTGAAAGTTGAGTTTCCAGAGCGGCTTCCTGTCCAACCAACGCTGTTTGCAGCCAACCATTTGAACCACATCGATCCACTTCTTCTGCTTTCTGAATTACCACCGCGTCCCTACTGCCATATTTTAGGTGATGCTCGCACACTTTATAACCAGTGGTGGAAGCGTCAATTTCTAAATTTTGCTAAAGGTGTCATACCTATTGAACGGATCTGGAAAGAAGAAATAGCAGTGATTGAAGCTGCTAAAGCGGGATGTGAAGATTTAGCCGAATTGGCAGAATCTATTGAAGAGTATGTCCCTACAGGTAACTCTATAGAAATGATGCGACGGCTAGATCGCATCGTTCAAGGTATTTTTGGGCGTGGGGAGAGTATTTTATTATTTCCAGAAGGGAGGCTTGGCAATGCTGAGGGTCATTTGTCTGTGCCCTTGAAACGAGGAGTGGCAATTTATGCTTTGCGTTCTGGAGTACCAATTTTACCTATAGCGCTAATTGGCACGCAAGATCTGTATTTCCGCAAAGAATTAACTGTCCGGTTCGGGGAACCTATCATCTTTCCACAATCTAACCGTCCAAAA harbors:
- the petA gene encoding cytochrome f; protein product: MRNACTPARLTRSARAIMKTLLIAIATVTFFFTSDLVLPQSAAAYPFWAQQTYPETPREPTGRIVCANCHLAAKSAEVEVPQSILPDTVFKAVVKIPYDTNVQQVGADGSKVGLNVGAVLMLPEGFKIAPEDRIPEELKEEVGDVYFQPYKEGQDNVLLVGPIPGEQYQEIVFPVLSPDPATDKNIHFGKYAVHLGANRGRGQVYPTGEKSNNAVYNASATGTITKIAKEEDEYGSVKYQVNIQTDSGETVVDTVPAGPELIVSEGQAVKAGDALTNNPNVGGFGQDDTEIVLQDPNRVKWMIAFICLVMLAQIMLILKKKQVEKVQAAEMNF
- a CDS encoding lysophospholipid acyltransferase family protein gives rise to the protein MSNSPVVPHPDQSDTQELILPPLTKETIQRAKEGVAYARDRHAQEMIRQALQSTEAFAEGASEHKVSGEVRRSVLRTLIHTLFRVKVEFPERLPVQPTLFAANHLNHIDPLLLLSELPPRPYCHILGDARTLYNQWWKRQFLNFAKGVIPIERIWKEEIAVIEAAKAGCEDLAELAESIEEYVPTGNSIEMMRRLDRIVQGIFGRGESILLFPEGRLGNAEGHLSVPLKRGVAIYALRSGVPILPIALIGTQDLYFRKELTVRFGEPIIFPQSNRPKAQQVQAVIDELEAALIELLPKDYREPKEPKFLHHFLNHMFW